The Cylindrospermum stagnale PCC 7417 genome segment GGTGTATTTTGATGATGAGACGTTTGAAAGTTATGAACTGGAATTAACCCGCGAAGCTTTAGAAGTTGTCCTTAAAGAACATGGGTTTTTTGAGTTGCTGGATGAGTCGATGACATCTCTCTTGCAGCAAGCGCGACGCCAAGGGATAGAAATTGCCGATATTAATGCAGTGTTGTTAGTTGGTGGTACCGTGCAATTACCCGCAGTGCAGACATGGGTAAAACAGTACTTTGAACCGGAAAAAATTCGTTGTACACGTCCTTTTGAAGCGATCGCTCAAGGTGCGCTGCAATTAGCGCAAGGTGTGGAAATCAAAGACTTTCTCTATCATAGTTATGGTGTCCGCTATTGGGATCGTCGCAAAGGTCGCCACAATTGGCACCCAATTATTAAAGCAGGACAGGCTTACCCTATGAGTCAGCCGGTAGATTTAGTTTTAGGCGCTTCTTTAGAGAATCAGCCCAGCATTGAGTTAATTATCGGGGAATTGGGAGCAGAGACAGGTGGTACCGAAGTTTATTTTGATGGCGATCGCTTAATTACGCGCCGGCTTGAGGGTGGTGTGACAACCGTTAAACCTCTCAACGATCAAGAAGGGGCGCGAAGTATTGCCCAGCTTACCCCTCCCGGCTATCCAGGAAGCGATCGCATTAAAATTTTGTTTCAAGTTGATGAACAACGCTTTTTACGCATCACCGTTGAAGACTTATTAACCAATAACACCCTATTAGAAAATCAACTTGTGGCACAGTTGAGTTAGATAGGGGTAATTAGTCAAATCTGATAATTTTTAAGAATACCCATGATCAAACTAGCCTGCGTAGACAGGCTTTGTTCCGGTAGCCCCAGGCTTCAGCCTGTAGGCGAATAAACCTACTATTTACTATTTAAGTCCCCAACCTCAAAAGTTTGCCCTTCTACTGTTACTTTGTCGCCTGAGACTAATTTCCGTCCTCGTCTGATTTCAACCGTGCCATTGACTTTTACATCACCATCAACGATCATCAGTTTGGCTTGCCCTCCACTGGGGGCTACACCCATTAACTTTAAAAACTGGTCAAGTTTAATCATCTGGGCACTTGTCAAAACTAATTCACGCTGCATACAACAACTTAATTTTATATTAGATCGATTACAGCATAGTAGAGTGATTAGCTGATTTTTCTGGATTTATGTCAATTTCTGGTTCATTTTTTGAAGCTTTGAATTCTTGCCAAAGCGCCTTAATGTCCTGATGAGCTTTTTCAGGGGATATTTTCCCAGATGCTTCTAAGCCGCTAATGTAGCCAATTTCTTGAGCAAAATTCTGTAGTTTGATATATGAATCTATATTTCCTGAGGTGACATGACCACAGTAGCGACAGAGAGGGGCGATGTTCGTATTTATGCTGGTCTCTTTCGGCTGCACTGTCAGTTTATCCTCTAAAAATTTTTCTTTCTCTAGAGTTATCAGCAAATTGCTGATAATTTACGCAATTGCCCCTAAAGAAAGTCGAGTGGACTTAGCGCCGAAAGAAAACCCCTCAGTATAGATACGAGGGATGCGTCATTTCTAATCTTCTTTACAGCAGTTTTCGCTTTGGTAGACCTCACACTGTAGAGACGTTGCCTGCAACGTCTCTACAAAGAAAGGTTTGAATTTCTAATAAGATAGTCCATTCACCTGAAAATTGCTGTAAGGACATCTCTACAGCCGTCAAAGTGCGATCTTACCGACGCACTACTACTAAAGTCCCCATTTGCGCCCAGTTGTACAGCTGACGCGCCTGCTTGACAGGCAAATTCACGCAACCATGACTAACTGGAGTGCCAAAACGGTTATGCCAGAATGCACCGTGAATGGCATAGCCTCTATAGAAATACATAGCGTAAGGAACATTAGCAATATCGTAGCCCCTGCCACGCATTCTGTTAGTGCGGTATTTAGAATTAATCCGATATTCACCTACGGGTGTGGGGGTCGCTCTTTTGCCCGTAGAAGTTCGGAACGAATAAACAAGTTTTTTACCTTGCCATGCACGTACGCGTTGCTCAGATAAGTCAATTTCAATCCA includes the following:
- a CDS encoding RNA-binding S4 domain-containing protein, coding for MIKLDQFLKLMGVAPSGGQAKLMIVDGDVKVNGTVEIRRGRKLVSGDKVTVEGQTFEVGDLNSK
- a CDS encoding DUF7219 family protein: MQPKETSINTNIAPLCRYCGHVTSGNIDSYIKLQNFAQEIGYISGLEASGKISPEKAHQDIKALWQEFKASKNEPEIDINPEKSANHSTML
- a CDS encoding L,D-transpeptidase is translated as MQTWIRSSLIRCSGSFCTGMALMLANLLSWSPPIAADPYAATANAVSVNNNSKSVSKKRQISSSRWIEIDLSEQRVRAWQGKKLVYSFRTSTGKRATPTPVGEYRINSKYRTNRMRGRGYDIANVPYAMYFYRGYAIHGAFWHNRFGTPVSHGCVNLPVKQARQLYNWAQMGTLVVVRR